The following coding sequences lie in one Oncorhynchus nerka isolate Pitt River linkage group LG14, Oner_Uvic_2.0, whole genome shotgun sequence genomic window:
- the LOC115141449 gene encoding ras-related protein Rab-4B produces the protein MSETYDFLFKFLVIGSAGTGKSCLLHQFIETKFKQDSNHTIGVEFGSRVVNVGGKTVKLQIWDTAGQERFRSVTRSYYRGAAGALLVYDITSRETYNALTNWLTDARTLASPNIVIILCGNKKDLDADREVTFLEASRFAQENELMFLETSALTGENVEEAFLKTARTILNKMESGELDPERMGSGIQYGDSSLRQLRQPRGSAAQIKQQCNC, from the exons ACTTCCTGTTTAAGTTCCTGGTGATTGGCAGTGCTGGAACAGGGAAATCTTGCCTCCTGCACCAGTTCATTGAGACCAAGT TCAAGCAGGACTCCAACCATACCATCGGGGTTGAGTTTGGTTCCAGGGTGGTCAACGTCGGGGGTAAGACTGTTAAACTACAGATCTGGGACACAGCTGGACAGGAGCGCTTCAG GTCTGTGACTCGCAGCTACTACCGTGGAGCGGCAGGGGCGCTGCTTGTCTATGACATTACAAG CCGGGAGACGTACAACGCCCTGACCAACTGGCTGACAGACGCGCGGACGCTGGCCAGCCCCAACATCGTCATCATCCTGTGCGGGAATAAGAAGGACCTGGACGCGGACCGAGAGGTCACCTTCCTCGAGGCGTCCCGCTTCGCACAGGAGAACG AGCTGATGTTCCTGGAGACCAGTGCTCTGACTGGGGAGAATGTGGAGGAGGCCTTCCTCAAAACTGCCCGCACCATCCTCAACAAGATGGAGTCAG GTGAGTTGGACCCAGAGCGGATGGGTTCAGGTATCCAGTATGGAGATTCTTCTCTGAGGCAGCTGAGACAGCCCAGAGGTTCCGCCGCACAGATCAAGCAGCAGTGTAACTGCTAG